A stretch of DNA from Candidatus Methylomirabilota bacterium:
CGGCCGAGCGGTCCGAGGGGGAGCCGGTACGTCACGCGGTCCTCCACCCACGTCCCCCCGTTCTCCTCGAGGAAGCGGTGGCGGTGCTCCCAGCGCGCGTA
This window harbors:
- a CDS encoding CDP-paratose 2-epimerase — translated: YARWEHRHRFLEENGGTWVEDRVTYRLPLGPLGRAAHALVVGRQIRAAWAYRDRRVGELIAPVRPAG